From Halogeometricum sp. S3BR5-2, one genomic window encodes:
- a CDS encoding phage/plasmid primase, P4 family — ELDYDERVVPGDVSGSDWKTAYNYLRSIGDNQFNLPELTSSRDSDEPEREPPNDTETWEYVRYLLEEGEGPLARETARRILREKHHPVVDETAKKDEQMLIYDHETGTYNRSESTILAEIADGLGEEWNTRMKHEIVEGLKQLRRLTPAQFNGRDHFDEPHVCVKNGVLNLFTGELKDHSPKYVFVDRIPTRYDPDADTGRFEEFMDTLTARDADAKAMLEMVGHALVPDAYERGWPKFLMLHGDSDNGKSFFYDLVGEMLSGEGERNIGAVKLQKMTQNQFSKNSIYGKMANIAGEIDGKRVKNTADLKDLTGGDLMDIEPKGGTGFFDTMNTTLMFAANDPPIIGDRDPQAIAKRIVPIELPYTFVENPDPNDPMQKQKVPKPELKGELASEAGKSALLNLALDGIQRLRENGGDVSLPESYMERLDMYEGAADPMKEFAKRCITTHESDYIVKDDVARIFREWADNNGVELGSNVSTTLFKTLDYGSVYPRNPDYAGVSHDLRGWDERKYAVPRVTLTEEGKRMAEKAGLVVDPEEADTDTSDPVQSGREYRTVAAVAESRKAYENVKAEVVSVDSIGDNGTKAVLRDDTGSIDVVQWDGDSLSEFEGEEVAIDDAEVSEYDGRVQFVFRSHSRITVTAASVREEGQSPVTADGGKHSEKTETNTSNPTGKDEKADTNQSGAAEKKQVTNDWRTDLMNAYRSLGGGDVEKGDLKVRLSEKSGREFAECHEIVEETATENGYLVETGSDTVEATDKLNGGEER, encoded by the coding sequence ACGAACTGGATTATGACGAACGGGTCGTTCCGGGCGACGTGAGCGGTTCTGACTGGAAAACGGCCTACAACTACCTTCGGTCTATTGGAGATAACCAGTTCAATCTCCCCGAACTCACGTCGTCCCGCGACTCGGACGAACCGGAACGTGAGCCCCCGAACGACACGGAGACGTGGGAGTACGTCCGGTATCTCCTCGAAGAGGGCGAGGGACCACTGGCGCGGGAGACGGCCCGCCGCATCCTCCGAGAGAAACACCACCCCGTAGTCGACGAGACGGCCAAGAAAGACGAACAGATGCTAATCTACGACCACGAGACGGGGACGTACAACCGCTCGGAGTCGACGATACTCGCGGAGATAGCGGACGGTCTCGGTGAAGAATGGAACACCCGAATGAAGCACGAGATTGTTGAGGGACTGAAGCAACTTCGACGACTAACCCCCGCGCAGTTCAACGGGCGCGACCACTTCGATGAACCGCACGTCTGCGTGAAGAATGGTGTTCTGAACCTCTTCACCGGAGAACTGAAAGACCACTCACCGAAGTACGTGTTCGTCGACCGCATCCCGACGCGGTACGACCCGGACGCCGATACCGGGCGCTTCGAGGAGTTCATGGACACCCTCACCGCACGGGACGCCGACGCAAAGGCCATGTTGGAAATGGTCGGTCACGCACTCGTACCGGACGCCTACGAACGCGGATGGCCGAAATTCTTGATGCTACACGGGGACTCTGATAACGGGAAATCGTTCTTCTACGACCTCGTAGGCGAGATGCTGTCCGGTGAGGGTGAGAGAAACATCGGCGCTGTCAAGCTTCAGAAGATGACGCAAAACCAGTTCTCGAAGAACTCCATCTACGGTAAGATGGCGAACATAGCCGGTGAGATAGACGGGAAGCGGGTGAAGAACACCGCGGACCTGAAAGACCTCACCGGGGGGGACCTCATGGACATCGAACCGAAGGGCGGGACTGGATTCTTCGATACGATGAACACGACGCTAATGTTCGCGGCGAACGACCCGCCAATCATCGGGGACCGGGACCCACAGGCGATAGCGAAGAGGATTGTCCCGATAGAACTCCCGTACACATTCGTCGAGAACCCGGACCCGAACGACCCCATGCAGAAGCAGAAGGTCCCGAAGCCGGAACTGAAAGGGGAACTGGCGAGTGAGGCGGGGAAGAGCGCACTACTGAACCTCGCACTCGACGGTATCCAGAGGCTCAGAGAGAACGGCGGGGACGTGTCGCTTCCCGAGTCCTACATGGAGCGGTTGGATATGTACGAGGGGGCCGCGGACCCCATGAAGGAGTTCGCCAAGCGCTGTATCACGACCCACGAATCGGATTACATCGTCAAAGATGACGTGGCCCGTATCTTCCGTGAGTGGGCGGACAACAACGGCGTCGAATTAGGCTCGAACGTGAGCACGACGTTGTTCAAGACGCTCGACTACGGTTCCGTCTACCCACGTAACCCCGACTACGCGGGCGTCTCGCACGACCTCCGCGGATGGGACGAGAGAAAGTACGCGGTCCCGAGGGTCACTCTCACCGAAGAGGGCAAGCGGATGGCTGAGAAAGCGGGACTCGTCGTCGACCCCGAAGAGGCGGACACCGACACGTCCGACCCAGTTCAGTCGGGACGGGAGTACCGGACAGTCGCGGCCGTCGCGGAGTCACGGAAGGCGTATGAGAACGTCAAGGCAGAAGTTGTCTCTGTTGACTCTATAGGCGACAACGGGACGAAAGCGGTGCTCAGAGACGACACCGGTTCTATAGACGTAGTGCAGTGGGACGGGGACTCTCTGTCTGAGTTCGAGGGCGAGGAAGTGGCTATAGACGACGCCGAGGTTAGCGAGTATGACGGCCGCGTGCAGTTCGTGTTCCGGTCGCACTCGCGCATCACCGTGACCGCCGCATCCGTCCGCGAAGAGGGACAGTCCCCAGTCACGGCGGACGGAGGCAAGCACTCAGAGAAGACGGAGACGAATACGAGTAATCCCACCGGCAAAGACGAGAAAGCCGACACGAACCAATCTGGCGCGGCTGAGAAGAAACAGGTAACGAACGACTGGCGCACCGACTTGATGAACGCATACCGTTCACTCGGCGGCGGAGACGTTGAGAAAGGAGACCTGAAGGTGCGTCTGTCCGAGAAGAGCGGCCGCGAGTTCGCGGAGTGCCACGAGATAGTTGAGGAGACGGCCACCGAGAACGGCTACCTCGTCGAGACTGGGTCAGACACGGTTGAAGCGACTGACAAGCTGAACGGAGGTGAGGAACGATGA